From Aptenodytes patagonicus chromosome 1, bAptPat1.pri.cur, whole genome shotgun sequence, one genomic window encodes:
- the RSPH1 gene encoding radial spoke head 1 homolog, which translates to MSDLSSEETEEAEADLGEYDGERNSEGERHGRGKAYLPNGDTYDGEYKHGFRSGQGTYRFRNGACYTGEYLQNKKHGQGIFFYPDGSKYEGDWVNDQRHGYGEYTYANGDIYTGEWFNHNRHGQGTYVYKDTGSKYVGGWVNGNQEGEAELVHLNHRFKGKFLNGNPVGLGKYVFDIGCEQHGEYIQSEQGKGEGEEEEEPSLLVAPKWKASEITKLTLWTPHGENPPSPREASLVAAAAAAEVVEERAAAAVTEEEKMPSTAVTDESVEGRDDESSLHEVSSEVFSSARDAGEEDEGSREDEENKDQEDQGTANLEDKEDESKEAE; encoded by the exons ATGTCGGACCTGAGCTCGGAGGAGACCGAGGAGGCCGAGGCCGACTTGGGG GAGTATGATGGTGAACGCAATTCAGAAGGTGAGCGACATGGACGTGGAAAAGCATATCTACCCAATGGGGATACATACGATGGAGAATATAAACATGGTTTCAGAAGTGGACAG GGGACCTACAGATTTAGAAATGGTGCTTGCTACACTGGAGaatatcttcaaaacaaaaagcatggccagggtatttttttttatccagatGGATCAAAATATGAAG GAGACTGGGTGAATGACCAGAGACACGGCTATGGAGAGTACACGTATGCAAATGGAGACATCTATACTGGAGAATGGTTTAACCACAATAG GCATGGGCAAGGTACATACGTCTATAAAGACACAGGATCTAAGTATGTTGGTGGTTGGGTAAATGGAAACCAGGAAGGAGAAGCTGAACTTGTTCACCTAAACCATAGATTTAAGGGCAAATTTTTGAACGGAAAT CCTGTAGGTCTTGGCAAATATGTCTTTGATATTGGATGTGAACAGCATGGTGAATACATACAATCAGAGCAG GgtaaaggggagggagaagaagaggaggaacccTCATTACTTGTTGCCCCAAAATGGAAAGCATCAGAAATTACCAAATTAACACTTTGGACTCCCCATGGGGAAAACCCACCTTCTCCCAGAGAAGCCTCCctagtggcagcagcagcagcagcagaagtagtggaagaaagagcagcagcagcagtaactgaagaggagaaaatgcCATCAACTGCAG TCACTGATGAGTCTGTTGAGGGTAGGGATGATGAGTCTTCTCTTCATGAAGTATCCAGTGAAGTTTTTAGCTCAGCAAGGGATGCAGGAGAGGAAGATGAGGGAAGCAGAGAGGACGAAGAAAACAAAGATCAGGAGGATCAAG GAACTGCTAATTTAGAGGATAAGGAGGATGAATCAAAGGAAGCAGAGTAA